The sequence below is a genomic window from Nocardia fluminea.
GTTCTCACCAAAGATCCGGATGCCCAGGCCTACACCACCGAGTACGTCACCAAGGCCCTCGACCAGTTGACGGCCGCGGGTGTGGACGTGACAGGCGCGAGTTATCAGCCCACGCAGGTCACCCCGACCGAGGGCGGTAGATAGTCACCCGTGCGCGAGGGTCCATCGGGACGGCCGATGGACCCTCGCCCTGGGTTCAGCGGGGGGTCAGTGCGATGACCACGCCGCCCTGCTGCCAGGTCTGGTAGATGTCGGCCTTGGACGGTTCGCCGTCGGGCAGGTAGCCGATGCCGTTGAATTTCGCGTTTTGCTTGTTGTCCCGCGCGATCACCGCGAACAGCTCGAGGACGTGCTGTTCGTCGGTGAACACCGTGGCGGTGAAGGTTTCGGGTGCGCGGCCACGCGACAAGCGCACTTGCGCGCCGCCCCGCAGATTCTTCACCCACGGCCGCAGCGCCGTGCCGATCAGCAAGTCGCCGCCGTGCACGGTGTAGGCCACCGGGACGTCGTAGACGGCGCCGGACTTGCGCCCGACGACATGGAGGGTGGCCAGCCGTTTGCCGACGATGCCGGACAGCAACGGCACCTTCAGCAGGCCGCGGATGAGGGTGTTGAGCTGGGCCTGGAAGGAGCGGATCGGCTCGGGGCCGGTGGTCGTCGGTGTGCCGTAAGGGTTTTCGGAAGACGCGGAATCGCTCATGGTTCCAGTATCGCCACGTGCCGCGCGTGCCCGCGGCACAGGTGACCTACGCTGCGACGATGACATCAGGGCAGACCGAGATCTGGCACAACCCGCGCTGCACCAAGAGCCGCAACGCCACCGCGCACCTCGACGCGGCCGGCGTGGACTACACCGTGCGCCGCTACCTCGACGACCCGCCGACGGTGGAGGAATTGCGGGAGGTGCTCACGCGGCTGGGTGCGCAGCCGTGGGACATCACCCGCACCGGCGAGCAGATCGCCAAGGATCTCGGAATGGCGCAGTGGGGGCGCACCGAGGCGGATCGGGACCGCTGGCTGAACGCGTTGGCGCAGCATCCGAAGCTGATCCAGCGGCCCATCGTGCTCACCGCCGACGGCGGCGCGGTGATGGCGCGGGACGAGGAATCGCTGCGCGCGCTCGACTGAGTCAGCGGCGCGATCCGTTGCCGCCGGTGAGCAGGCCGTCGAGCACCGCCCGCGTGTCGGGAACGAACGGCCACGCCGGGTCACGCAGGTGCGCGCGCAGTTCGGCATCGGTCCACCACCAGCCGTCCGCGATCTCGGACGGCTGGTGCGTGAACGGCCCGTCGTAGCGGTACTCGTACCCGAACAAGTGGCAGCGCAGGGCACGGCCCGCCCAGATGCCGTCCCAGGACACGGTGGCACGCAACGGAAGTACGGTGCCGACGGGGACGTCGACGCCGAGTTCCTCGCGGAGTTCGCGAATCGCGGTGTCGGCCGGATTCTCGCCCGCGTCGACCACCCCGCCCGCGAGGCAGTCGTGCATGCCCGCGAAGACGAGCTTGCTGTCGGTGCGCCGATGCACGTACACGCGGGTTCCGTCGGACGATCGCACGAGAACGCCCGCGCTGGCGTGCCACAGGCCCTCGCGGTACACGGTGCCCCGATCGGCCGCGCCGATCACCAGCCCCTCGGCGTCGTAGACGGCGAGCAGTTCGTCCTCCGGATTCACCGACACCGCTCGAGGGTAACCGCCGACTGCCGCGACCGGCCGCGGGTGCGGGGACCGGACCCGCTGATTCGTTCGGTCCCCGCCGACCGGCGTCCGGCCCGTGCTTCACCGTTTCCGGCGCTGTGGTTTCACCCCCGGTCGCGGAGCGGCGGCGCGCGCGGCGGTGGTGACCAGCGCCTTCGTCGCCGATTCCTCGGCGGCGAGGGTGCGCCGGATCAGATACTGCTGGCCGCAGGTCCACAGGGCGTTGGTGGCGAAATAGGTGAGCACCACGACAGGCAGGACCGCGCCGCTGACGAGCGCACCTGCCGGAAACACCCACAGCGACAGGGTGCGCATGATCGCGGTGGTGCTGTTGTCTCCGACCGCTGGGGTGAGCCGGGCGGTGAAGTGCGTGGCGAGGGCCGCGATCAGTACCAGCGGGATGGCGAGCGCGGCGACCGCGACGACAACGTCACCCGCGCCGGACAGGGTCGCCGACAGCGGTGCGCCGAACAATCTGGCGTCGAGAAAGGCGCGGACCTCGGGTGCTCCGAACAGGTAGTTGGCGGTCGCGTTGTTCACCTCGACCGACAGCGGGCTGTCCGTCGAGGTGAACGGGCCGACCGCGTAGGCGCCGGTCCGGTCGAACGAGCGCAACACATGGAACAGACCGAGGAAGACCAGCCCCTGAGCGATCAGCGGGACGAACCCGGCGAACATGCTCACGTTGTGCTCGCGATGGAGCAGCCGGATCTTCTCGGCCTGGGCGCGCGGGTCGTCGCGGTGGGCGCGGCGAATGGCCTCCATCCGGGGTTGCAGCGAACGCAGGACTCGCTGGGAGCGGGCTTGCCGGAAGGCGGTGCGCACGAGCAACGCGCGGACGGTGACGACCAGCGCGATGACGGCGAGCAGCCACGCGAGACCACTGGCCGCGCCGAGGGGGATCGCGAAGAGCTGGTGCCAGCACCACAGGACCGCGGACACGGGAAAATAGACGACATCGAGCATGACGGGACGACCTGTCCGTACAGCGTGCGCGAACGCACGAAAGGGGAAGTGGGATCACGGAACCCGACAGGCGGCGCCGACGGCGCGGCACCTGTCAGAAGTGATCGATCCCCGGAGCTCGTGGACGTGGACGACCGGCGGCATCCGGATTGCTCTGCCGCAGAAAGGAACCGCGCAAACGGCGCTGCGCCGACCGCGGCGGACCCACACTCGCGACCCGGACGGGTAGGTGGCCGCGCCCGGTGACCGCGACCAGCGCACACACCATCGCGGCGGCGACAGCACCGAACGCGAGCATGCGCGTGGCCTCGCCGCCCGGCGTGGAGATGAGCACGAAGGCGGGCAGCACGCACGCGAGAACCGCGTACGCCATCACCATCGCCCGTGCCTGCATGGCACCGAGCATACCGACGGCGGAGGTGGCGGTGCCTGCATGCAGAGTTGGATGGGCCACTCGCCGCCGCCGGCGCATCCGCGGCCTGCGGATCGGCCGATTCGTCCACTGCCGCGATTGCACGCCGGTCGAGGTCGGTGACTGTCTCGACGGAAGAGGGGGTCGCGACTATCCCTCGAGCGCGAAGGGTGGGGTGCCGATGCCGGTGACGCGGAGTTTGCCCCACGGGTCGCGTTCGGTGAGGTTCGCCGGCGCGGGTGCGCGACCGGGCAGGACGAGGAAGGCGGCGGCTCGCGTCGGTTCGGGGAGCGCGGTGGTCTCGGTGGGGTCGAGGCGGCCGTACCAGTGGTAGCGGCCGTCGATCGGGTCGGTATGGCCGGCGAGGGTGGCGGTGACGCGATACTCGGCGCCGGGGAGATCCAGGACGGCCGGTCCGGCGTAGTCGTGGTCCGAGTGCCGGTCGGCGGCGACGGTGATGTCGAAGTGGTGGGGTTTCGGGCGTCCTCGGCGACGAGTGCTCGGCGTCAGGTCGAGTCGGCGGTGGTATTCGTGCTGGGTGCTGGCCCGCACTTCGATCCGGGTGCCCGATTGCCGCTGCAGAGCACGGACCCAGGTGACGATGAGATCGACCCGGACCGACTGCGCGGACCACGGTTCCTCGACGCCGGAGTCGGCACCACCGGCGAAGAACAGGTTCGGGAAGCCATGGGTCGCGATCCCGCGAAAGGTGACCGGAGCGTGCGGCCACGCTGCGTCGAGTGTGCGGGCCTCGCGTCCTGTGACCGGCAGTCGGACAACCTCTGGCGCGGCACCGCAGGGACGGTCTGCGGCGTCGGCTGCGGAACTCGTGCGGAGTCGACGGGTGGTGTCGACGGTGAGAATCACGACCCTCGCCCGGGCGGGCTCGTCCCCGGCCAGGTGGATCAGCCAGTGGTCCTCGTTCTCGTCGAAGACGAGTTCGCTGACATCGACCAGGCGCCGGGGCACCGGTCGATCCTCACGAGACAGCCACCTGTGCGGTGTCGTCCATGGTGTCCGGCGCCGTCTTCTGCCCACCGGAGCTCGCGACGGATTGCCTGTTGAAACCGGTTCGTAGACAATCACTTCGGCGATACCTGCCGCCCGCAGCCGCCGCACGATCGCCCGGGATCCGGTCCCGATCACAGCGACGCTCACAGCAGACCCACCGCCCGCCACCGCCTGCGTCCGGCCGAGCCGATCAGCCCGTGCTGACCGAGGAAGGTCACCAGCTCCGCCGCCCCCGTCGCCCTGGACTCCCGCGCCACCGGATTGCGCAGCGCCGCACGGTGCGCCCGCCGGCCGTCGAGTCCGGCGCGAACGTACATGTGCCGGTTGGTGATCAGTGATACGAACAGCGGACCGGCCACTGCCACGCACAGGCGGATATAGGCCCGCTCACCCGCTGACATCGCGGGCACACGCCGCGCGAGCGCGTCCCTGGCGAAGCCGATGTGGCGCGCCTCCTCGGTGACGTGGATGCGCATCGCGCGCGCGACGATCGGCTGCAACCGCGGATCGTCGAGCATCCGTCGCTGCAGTGCGTCGAAGATCTCCTCACCGACCAGTGCCGCCACCCACACCATCGGGCCGCGCAACACGGCGGGCAACGCGCCGATCGCGAGCCGCGCCGCCGGGCGCGGCCAGTACGGACGGGCCTCGACCCGCTCGATGAGTTTGCCGAACATCATCATGTGCCTGCACTCGTCGGCCATCTCGGTGAGCGTGTAGTGCGAGGTCGCGGACGTGGGGTCGCCGCGCAGCAACTCGCGCAGCAGCAGCCGGTTGAGCAGGTTCTCGAACCAGATGCCGACGGAGAGCACGTTGGCCAGTTCCTGGCGCGAGAGTTCGCGCTGCTGGCCGGGCGTCATCGCCTCCCACAGGTCGGTGCCGTAGAGCGAGATGACGCGTGGGGGCAGGAACAGCTTCGCCGGGTCGAGGGGTTCGGCCCAGGCGATGTCGACGACCGGGTCGTAGGTTCTTCGCACCGAGCCGATCAGCAGGCGCTGGGCGAAGGAATCGCGCGGGGAGTCGGTAGCGTTGGGCATCGCGGGCTCACTCTCGGCGGAACGTGCCACGCTAGGTGTTACAGCGTGTATCACCAAGGTTAGTGGAACACCATGTCACGGTCAATATCGGCACGGGTATCGTGAGCAGTGTGACTGCACCATCCGCGCACGCCGATCAGACCGCCGCCGACGGTCGCGCCACCCGCTGGCACGGGCACAAAGAGCGCCGCCGCGCGGAGATGATCGACGCCGCCATCGAGGTGATCGAGGAACACGGTCTCGAGATCTCGGTACAGCTGATCGCCGAGCACCTGGCACTGCCACGGCCGGTGGTCTACCGCCATGTCGGTGGCCGGGCCGAACTCGACGCGCTGGCGCGGCAGCGGATCCTGGAACTGCTGCTCGCGGAGCTGCTGCCCGCGCTGCAGTCCGACGGCCCGCTCAAAGACGCCGTGCGCGGCGCCATCGGCACCTACCTCGGCTGGATCGAGCGGCACCCGAACCTGCACCGCTTCCTCGGCGACGCGGCACCACAGGGC
It includes:
- a CDS encoding nitroreductase/quinone reductase family protein, which encodes MSDSASSENPYGTPTTTGPEPIRSFQAQLNTLIRGLLKVPLLSGIVGKRLATLHVVGRKSGAVYDVPVAYTVHGGDLLIGTALRPWVKNLRGGAQVRLSRGRAPETFTATVFTDEQHVLELFAVIARDNKQNAKFNGIGYLPDGEPSKADIYQTWQQGGVVIALTPR
- a CDS encoding arsenate reductase family protein; translation: MTSGQTEIWHNPRCTKSRNATAHLDAAGVDYTVRRYLDDPPTVEELREVLTRLGAQPWDITRTGEQIAKDLGMAQWGRTEADRDRWLNALAQHPKLIQRPIVLTADGGAVMARDEESLRALD
- a CDS encoding NUDIX hydrolase, with the translated sequence MSVNPEDELLAVYDAEGLVIGAADRGTVYREGLWHASAGVLVRSSDGTRVYVHRRTDSKLVFAGMHDCLAGGVVDAGENPADTAIRELREELGVDVPVGTVLPLRATVSWDGIWAGRALRCHLFGYEYRYDGPFTHQPSEIADGWWWTDAELRAHLRDPAWPFVPDTRAVLDGLLTGGNGSRR
- the yidC gene encoding membrane protein insertase YidC; translated protein: MLDVVYFPVSAVLWCWHQLFAIPLGAASGLAWLLAVIALVVTVRALLVRTAFRQARSQRVLRSLQPRMEAIRRAHRDDPRAQAEKIRLLHREHNVSMFAGFVPLIAQGLVFLGLFHVLRSFDRTGAYAVGPFTSTDSPLSVEVNNATANYLFGAPEVRAFLDARLFGAPLSATLSGAGDVVVAVAALAIPLVLIAALATHFTARLTPAVGDNSTTAIMRTLSLWVFPAGALVSGAVLPVVVLTYFATNALWTCGQQYLIRRTLAAEESATKALVTTAARAAAPRPGVKPQRRKR
- a CDS encoding DUF6412 domain-containing protein, yielding MQARAMVMAYAVLACVLPAFVLISTPGGEATRMLAFGAVAAAMVCALVAVTGRGHLPVRVASVGPPRSAQRRLRGSFLRQSNPDAAGRPRPRAPGIDHF
- a CDS encoding DUF4873 domain-containing protein is translated as MPRRLVDVSELVFDENEDHWLIHLAGDEPARARVVILTVDTTRRLRTSSAADAADRPCGAAPEVVRLPVTGREARTLDAAWPHAPVTFRGIATHGFPNLFFAGGADSGVEEPWSAQSVRVDLIVTWVRALQRQSGTRIEVRASTQHEYHRRLDLTPSTRRRGRPKPHHFDITVAADRHSDHDYAGPAVLDLPGAEYRVTATLAGHTDPIDGRYHWYGRLDPTETTALPEPTRAAAFLVLPGRAPAPANLTERDPWGKLRVTGIGTPPFALEG
- a CDS encoding AurF N-oxygenase family protein, which codes for MPNATDSPRDSFAQRLLIGSVRRTYDPVVDIAWAEPLDPAKLFLPPRVISLYGTDLWEAMTPGQQRELSRQELANVLSVGIWFENLLNRLLLRELLRGDPTSATSHYTLTEMADECRHMMMFGKLIERVEARPYWPRPAARLAIGALPAVLRGPMVWVAALVGEEIFDALQRRMLDDPRLQPIVARAMRIHVTEEARHIGFARDALARRVPAMSAGERAYIRLCVAVAGPLFVSLITNRHMYVRAGLDGRRAHRAALRNPVARESRATGAAELVTFLGQHGLIGSAGRRRWRAVGLL
- a CDS encoding TetR/AcrR family transcriptional regulator; translation: MTAPSAHADQTAADGRATRWHGHKERRRAEMIDAAIEVIEEHGLEISVQLIAEHLALPRPVVYRHVGGRAELDALARQRILELLLAELLPALQSDGPLKDAVRGAIGTYLGWIERHPNLHRFLGDAAPQGAPSLSGAGRAVGGQLADIFAATLARFGIDPARGRPMAFGMVGLVDGVVASWRAESEPVLTTEQVQGILTESVLSLFEGNARSLGVPLQRDSLIADLLIAPDAAPPPDQRLR